Genomic segment of Halostella limicola:
GCGGACGGTCAGGGCGCGTAGTAGTACTCGCCCTCGGAGCGCTGCTCGCGGTCGAGCTGGCTGCCGGGCTTGTTGATTCGCGGCCGGCCGACGCGCTCGTCGCGCCGGAAGGTGATCTCCAGGTTCGCGAGGAAGTCGTTCATCCCGGAGCGCATGTCCTGCGGTTGGCCCGCGTGACCGCGCTCTGCGGGTTCGCCGTCGAACACCATCAGGCGGTCCGACAGCAGGTCGATCATGTAGATGTCGTGGTCGATGACCAGCACCGTCGCGTCCTGGCTCTCGGCGTAGCGCCGGATCGCGCGGGTCGCCTGCACCCGCTGTTCGACGTCTAAGTGCGCGCTCGGTTCGTCGAGCAGGTAGATGTCGGCGTCCTCGGAGAGACACGCCGCGATGGCGACGCGCTGGCGCTCGCCGCCGGAGAGGTCGTTCAGGTTCTGCTCCATGATCCGCTCCAGCTGGAGCGGCTGGGCGATCTCCGTGTTCCAGTACGAGCTGCCGAACTGGTCGGTGATCGAGGAGAGGAAGGCGTCGACCCGCATGTGCTGGTCGATCTCGATGTACTGGGGTTTGTAGGAGATGTCCAGCGAGAAGTCGACCTCGCCCTCGTCGGGTTCGAGGTCGCCGGTGAGCAGCTGGGCGAACGTCGACTTCCCGATGCCGTTCGGGCCGACGATGCCGAGCACCTCGTTCTCGCGGATCTCGCCGCCTTCCACGTCGAGCGAGAACTCGCCCTCGCCGTAGCTGTGCGAGAGGTCGGGGTACTCGACGAGCGTCTCGGAGGTCGAGACCGGGCGGGGCGCGTGCTGCTCGAACTCGATGGCCTCCGGCCGGATGCGCATATTCTCGTTGTCGAGGTAGCCCGCGAGGTACTCGTTGATCCCGTTGCGGACGGACTTCGGCGAGGTGACGACGCCGTACGCGCCGGGTTCGCCGTACGTCACGTGGAGGTTGTCCGCGAGGAGGTCGAGGATCGCGAGGTCGTGCTCGACGACGAGCATCGACTTGTCGCCCTCCTCCGCGAGCTCGCGGATGAGGCGGGCGACGGTGACGCGCTGGCCGATGTCGAGGTAGGGCGTGATCTCGTCGAGGAAGTAGAAGTCGGCCTCCCGGGCGAGACACGCCGCGATGGCGACCCGCTGGAGCTCGCCCCCGGAGAGGTTGTCGATGTCCTGGTCCATCACGGGGCCGATCGAGAGGCGCTCGACGAGGTAATCGAGGTCGCCGCGCTCGTCGGTCCGCTCCAGCAGCTGCCGGGTGTTGCCGTCGAACTGACCGGGGATCTGGTCGACGTACTGCGGCTTGCGGGCGACCGTCACGTCGCCGTCCTTGACGGCCTCGATGTAGTCCTGTAGCTCCGTGCCCCGGTAGGCGTCGAGGGCGTCGTCCCAGTCGACCTCGGCCTCGTGCTGGCCGAGGTTCGGGACCATCTCGCCCGCGAGGATGCGGACGGCGGTCGTCTTCCCGATGCCGTTCGGACCGAGGATACCGGTGACCTGTCCCTCCTGCGGGACGGGAAGCCCGTACAGCGAGAAGGCGTTCTCGCCGTAGCGGTGGGCCGGGTCGTCCTGGAGCTCCTGGGGCAGGTTGATGATCTCGATGGCGTCGAACGGGCACTTCTCGACGCAGATGCCGCAGGTCTCGCCCAGACAGATCTCCTCGCTGATGCGGATCTGGTCGGGCTCGCCCTCGTCCGCCTCCTCGCCGCGGAGCGTGATGCACTCCTTGCCGGTCCGGTTCGGCGGGCAGTAGTTCTTGCACTCGTAGTTACAGCGGTCGGGCTGACACCGATCGAGGTCCACGACCGCGATGCTGTCCTGGGCCATCTTAGACCTGGAAACCGGTTTCGAGCATGATGCCCCACGTCACGAACCAGAGCGAGAAGGTCATGAACGCGATGAAGAGGTAGTCCTTCGTGCCGGGACCGTCCTCTCCGTACACGCCCAGAACCCTGTAGAGGGGGATCTGTACGAGAACGACCGCGAGAACGACGAGCTGGGCCGGCTGGTGGGTCGCGGCCGCTGCCGGCGACATGCCCGACGTCATCACGGACGAGAGCAGCGCCGCTGCGATCCCGCCGATGGACGCGAGCGACGTGACCGTGATAGATCGGAGATGGGAGTCCATCCCCTCGACTTCGGCTTGTTCGGTCGCCATACGGGACGGTCGGGGACCCGCGGTGAAAAACAGTTCGCTTGGCGGCGCTCGCCGCCGTCGACACTGAGTTTAGCACGCTCGGCGGCAATCTTTATGCCGCTGGCGGCTTTCGATTCGTAACGATGGCTGGATCAGACGAGGAGCTCGAGGACCTTCCGCCGAGCGCGAAGTTGGTTTTCAAAGTACTCGAATACGACGGGCCGCTCACGCAGAAGCAGATCGTCCAGGAGTCGATGCTCTCGGCGCGGACCGTGCGCTACGCGCTCGAACGCCTCCAGGAGATCGGCCGGGTCGACGAGGACGTCTACTTCGCCGACGCCCGACAGAGCCTCTACGAACTCACGGAACAGGAGCAAGAACAGTCCGTCGAGGCCGACGGCGGTCCCGAACCGAACGGTTCCGAGGGCGAGGAAGCCGAGCCCTGCCGCTGCGCCGAGTGACCGCGTCGTCCGGCCGCTGAGCTGATCTCCTCTCTTTCTCCGACCGCGGGCGGCGACCGGCGCGGCGTCGCCGCCGCACTGCGCTGCGTCCTGCGCTGTGCGGCATCCCCGCTGCGCCGCTTACTGCGACGCGACGCTTATCGTCCGCCGGTCGTCGATCGCCCGCTCTAACTCCTCGGCGATGGCGCTGCCGCGGGTGACCTGCACGTCCCCGCCGCGGCCGACCGTGGCGGTGAAGAGGTACTCGCCGTCGGCCTGCACCTCGACGGTCTCGCCGGCGTGACCGTCGACCGGGATGACGATGTGGCGCGACGTGACCTCGGGTTCGACGACATCGCCGCTGCGGCCGGCGGGGCTGTTGCCGCCGCCACCGCCCGCTCCGCCGTTCACCGAGCGACCGCCGGGCTTCTCGTCGTGCGTGCGCACGTCGATGTCGATGCCGAGGCGGTTCTCCACGTCGGTGATCCGGCCGCCGCCCTTGCCGATGACGGTGGAGATGTCGTCCTCCTCGACGTAGACGACGGCGGTGTTCTGTCCCTTGAGGTCGACGTCCACGTGTCCGCGGGCGATAGAGCGGATCTCGCGTTCGATCTCCTGACGCGCGATGCGGTCGACGCCGCCCTCGTCGCTCTCGCCCTCGCCGATGGGGACGGTGACGACCTGCCGGTTGAACGTGTAGATCTCGTACTCCGGCTGGCCCGTCTCGAAGTCGCGGATCATGATCACCGGGCGGGTGAGGTCCTCCTCGGTGAGGCCCTCGGGCACCTTCACCTCGGTGGTGACGTCGTACACCTTCGCGACCTCGCCGGCCTCGATGTAGACGACGGTGTCGACGACCTGCGGGATCATGCCGAGTTCGACGCGGCCGACCAGTCGCTGGAGCGCGTCGATGGCGCGGGTGGCGTGGACGACGCCGATCATGCCGACGCCGGCGAGGCGCATGTCGGCGAACACCTCGAAGTCGTCGGTCTTGCGCACCTCGTCGTAGATGGTGTAGTCCGGACGGACCATCAGCAGCGAGTCGGCAGTGTTCTCCATCTCCCCGCCCAGTTCCGTGTACTGGGTGATCTCTGGGCCGACCTGCAGGTCGCGGGGCTTCTCCATCGTCTTCACCGCGAAGTCGTGGTCGGCGATGTACTCGGCGACCGCCTGCGCGAACGTCGATTTCCCCGCGCCGGGCGCGCCGGAGATGAGGACGCCGCGTTTCGACTCCAGCAGGCGCTCCTTGAGCTCGTCCGCGAACTCGTAGTCCTCGATGTCGGTCTTGACGATGGGCCGGACGGCGGTGATCTCGTAGCCGTCGGCGAACGGCGGCTGCGCGACCGCGATCCGGTAGTCGCGGAACTGGACGATCGTCATGCCCTCGTCCGAGAGCTCGACGAACCCCTCGTTGGACTGCTTCGCGCTCTCGATTATCTCCTGGGAGTACTCCTTCATCTGCTCCTCGGAGGTCGGCTCGTCGCCGATCTCCTCGAACCGCATCTCGCCGATCTCGCCGCGTTTCGCCATCGGGACCGCGCCGGAGCGGAGGTGGAGGCTCATCGTCTGGTCGTCG
This window contains:
- a CDS encoding ribosome biogenesis/translation initiation ATPase RLI; the protein is MAQDSIAVVDLDRCQPDRCNYECKNYCPPNRTGKECITLRGEEADEGEPDQIRISEEICLGETCGICVEKCPFDAIEIINLPQELQDDPAHRYGENAFSLYGLPVPQEGQVTGILGPNGIGKTTAVRILAGEMVPNLGQHEAEVDWDDALDAYRGTELQDYIEAVKDGDVTVARKPQYVDQIPGQFDGNTRQLLERTDERGDLDYLVERLSIGPVMDQDIDNLSGGELQRVAIAACLAREADFYFLDEITPYLDIGQRVTVARLIRELAEEGDKSMLVVEHDLAILDLLADNLHVTYGEPGAYGVVTSPKSVRNGINEYLAGYLDNENMRIRPEAIEFEQHAPRPVSTSETLVEYPDLSHSYGEGEFSLDVEGGEIRENEVLGIVGPNGIGKSTFAQLLTGDLEPDEGEVDFSLDISYKPQYIEIDQHMRVDAFLSSITDQFGSSYWNTEIAQPLQLERIMEQNLNDLSGGERQRVAIAACLSEDADIYLLDEPSAHLDVEQRVQATRAIRRYAESQDATVLVIDHDIYMIDLLSDRLMVFDGEPAERGHAGQPQDMRSGMNDFLANLEITFRRDERVGRPRINKPGSQLDREQRSEGEYYYAP
- a CDS encoding EMC6-like membrane protein — translated: MATEQAEVEGMDSHLRSITVTSLASIGGIAAALLSSVMTSGMSPAAAATHQPAQLVVLAVVLVQIPLYRVLGVYGEDGPGTKDYLFIAFMTFSLWFVTWGIMLETGFQV
- a CDS encoding MarR family transcriptional regulator, coding for MAGSDEELEDLPPSAKLVFKVLEYDGPLTQKQIVQESMLSARTVRYALERLQEIGRVDEDVYFADARQSLYELTEQEQEQSVEADGGPEPNGSEGEEAEPCRCAE
- a CDS encoding PINc/VapC family ATPase, translated to MNVVPDTSVVIDGRVSERVEDGDFAGATIQVPEAVVAELEAQANDGIDSGWDGLSELQRLAELADDGEIDLEYIGTRPDAVERGHASEGEIDALIRELAAEHDATFVTSDVVQSEVAGAKGLDVEYITPRTRDVGTLSIEEMVDDQTMSLHLRSGAVPMAKRGEIGEMRFEEIGDEPTSEEQMKEYSQEIIESAKQSNEGFVELSDEGMTIVQFRDYRIAVAQPPFADGYEITAVRPIVKTDIEDYEFADELKERLLESKRGVLISGAPGAGKSTFAQAVAEYIADHDFAVKTMEKPRDLQVGPEITQYTELGGEMENTADSLLMVRPDYTIYDEVRKTDDFEVFADMRLAGVGMIGVVHATRAIDALQRLVGRVELGMIPQVVDTVVYIEAGEVAKVYDVTTEVKVPEGLTEEDLTRPVIMIRDFETGQPEYEIYTFNRQVVTVPIGEGESDEGGVDRIARQEIEREIRSIARGHVDVDLKGQNTAVVYVEEDDISTVIGKGGGRITDVENRLGIDIDVRTHDEKPGGRSVNGGAGGGGGNSPAGRSGDVVEPEVTSRHIVIPVDGHAGETVEVQADGEYLFTATVGRGGDVQVTRGSAIAEELERAIDDRRTISVASQ